One Lottiidibacillus patelloidae DNA window includes the following coding sequences:
- a CDS encoding tubulin-like doman-containing protein, which translates to MSYNVPTILIGLGGIGGQIANNIYNNIPEDRRDRVAIHAFDTDVNSIKQLEHLKESVTQTSSKRSVDEYINENNSVLSWFPDNQYLRRKTLTEGAGQIRSISRLAFHSAMEEGKLNKFWENINSIFPVQSDKNDYGIRVIIITSLVGGTGSGIFLQVAMYLREMLEKKFGVSSVLVRGAFLLPDILVRSNTLDKREWENVQANGYASLKELNAITLSSLGHWGQSEGVTIDLEYRPDQVDIQGRTTHAITEKQLPYDFCFIYDYENLKGQHLHSVSDYLDQVTRSIFLQLFSPISERHFSLEDNQILDIIGSKGLGRYCGSGVATLTYPHEDIVEYCALKWSLQGLNDSWLTLDKLYDEEKKRYEQDLRMGIVRDKPDRGQIFISQLNNIVKDEKTNIFFTNIYRQTKEDLGKGNFGPDKAISFINAIEERVEEVIQNDIDLKNAEANCHYDDGKLRMRNHIKNEVTQVESALKYYQEQIQKKIFENKTFITHQIIMQDYESASGTEGHKYRLNTWMLKKPEPLHPVATRYVLYQTQIELKKAITELRIKNSKLKKEIDRYERSYNRGNKDNFQTSLSRVDDALYSNIFTRGRKLKEFREEYMNLSTRHLNNLKQYRKSYLLELVYIAVEEEIKAMIKEWERLFANLKDTGETIAAEIDQRSTKFEENTDPTKSYILGAKAHQEKLWENVANSLDISSMPSEISEKIYLALYEQHCERKKGFFGYEKTIRIEEMYRDHVLNYCREELKNTFHEKLDFNVIRALHIEANFLGIQPELHIEKRIKELDQLASPFIPFNKDHREIKLWGIHPESEKIVTNSLKQELFNEKQISDGAYSKYELICYRAHYGLKLQDLDKFSDGKKLKRLAGAYYEAYQKRINKLNHGESTVTPHLDRNWHLPIYMPDINPNQTQIDNDNKDNALLLGIIYEWTKLVGEDGQDIYQYYGETSNRLILKLGEKVTKETYKLHEALGFNPTICEEIINRAAEMRKHDSSNKNSILEHDFIKGCSHLKLSSKGHLNNVLDLALSYELEDRNNPSLIEKGKRIRQVLLDLITAYFNGVYGNHQSNTSNQKAAEFILKLWDESSIRQKEDASTSIYNEWETLIKNYTNALKGNKKITS; encoded by the coding sequence ATGAGTTACAATGTACCAACGATTTTAATTGGTTTAGGTGGCATAGGAGGACAGATTGCCAACAATATTTACAACAACATACCCGAAGACAGACGAGACCGCGTGGCAATCCATGCCTTTGATACTGACGTAAATAGTATAAAACAATTAGAACACTTAAAAGAAAGTGTTACTCAAACTAGTTCAAAAAGATCAGTTGACGAATACATCAATGAAAATAATTCAGTTTTATCATGGTTTCCAGATAATCAGTATTTAAGACGTAAAACGTTGACAGAAGGTGCTGGACAAATTCGCTCTATTTCTCGACTAGCATTTCACTCAGCGATGGAAGAAGGAAAACTGAACAAATTTTGGGAAAATATTAATTCTATATTTCCTGTTCAAAGTGATAAAAATGACTATGGAATTCGCGTAATTATTATAACTTCCTTAGTTGGTGGAACTGGGTCAGGTATCTTTTTACAAGTTGCAATGTACTTAAGAGAAATGCTAGAGAAAAAATTTGGTGTTTCAAGTGTATTAGTTCGAGGTGCATTTCTCCTTCCTGACATATTAGTGCGTAGTAATACGCTTGATAAAAGGGAATGGGAAAATGTGCAAGCGAACGGCTATGCTAGTTTAAAAGAATTGAATGCTATTACGTTAAGTTCTTTAGGACATTGGGGACAATCTGAAGGCGTAACAATCGACTTAGAATATCGTCCTGATCAAGTCGATATACAAGGCCGAACAACACACGCAATAACTGAAAAACAACTTCCATATGATTTTTGTTTTATTTACGATTATGAAAATTTAAAAGGCCAACATTTACATTCAGTCTCAGATTATTTAGACCAAGTAACACGTTCGATATTTTTACAACTATTTAGTCCAATATCAGAACGTCACTTCTCACTTGAAGACAATCAAATTCTAGATATTATTGGTTCAAAGGGACTTGGTAGATATTGCGGGTCTGGTGTAGCTACTTTAACTTATCCTCATGAAGACATCGTAGAATATTGCGCTTTAAAATGGTCTTTACAAGGGTTGAATGATTCCTGGTTAACATTAGATAAACTCTATGACGAAGAGAAAAAACGTTACGAACAGGACTTAAGAATGGGGATTGTTCGAGATAAGCCTGATCGTGGTCAAATCTTTATTTCACAGTTAAATAACATTGTAAAAGATGAAAAGACTAATATTTTCTTTACAAACATTTATAGACAAACGAAAGAAGATTTAGGAAAAGGTAACTTTGGTCCAGACAAAGCAATTTCGTTTATTAATGCGATTGAAGAAAGAGTAGAAGAGGTTATTCAAAATGATATAGACCTTAAAAATGCTGAGGCTAACTGTCATTATGATGATGGAAAGCTAAGAATGAGAAATCATATTAAAAATGAAGTAACTCAAGTAGAGAGTGCATTAAAATATTATCAAGAGCAAATACAGAAAAAAATCTTTGAAAATAAAACGTTTATTACACATCAAATTATTATGCAAGATTACGAGTCTGCCAGCGGCACTGAAGGTCATAAGTATCGCTTAAATACATGGATGTTAAAGAAACCAGAACCATTACATCCAGTAGCTACTCGATACGTACTTTATCAAACACAAATTGAATTAAAGAAAGCAATTACAGAATTACGAATTAAAAATAGTAAGTTAAAGAAAGAAATCGATCGATATGAGCGTTCCTATAATCGTGGAAACAAAGATAACTTCCAAACCTCTTTAAGTCGTGTGGATGATGCTTTATATAGTAATATTTTTACACGTGGTAGAAAGTTAAAAGAGTTTCGCGAAGAATATATGAATTTATCTACTAGACATCTAAATAATTTAAAACAATATCGTAAATCATACTTGCTTGAATTGGTATACATTGCTGTTGAGGAAGAAATAAAAGCAATGATTAAAGAGTGGGAGAGATTATTTGCAAACTTAAAGGACACTGGAGAAACAATCGCTGCGGAAATTGATCAGCGTTCCACAAAGTTTGAGGAAAATACTGATCCGACTAAATCATATATTTTAGGTGCAAAAGCACACCAAGAAAAACTATGGGAAAATGTTGCAAATTCTTTAGATATTAGTTCAATGCCCTCTGAAATTTCTGAAAAGATATATTTAGCACTTTATGAGCAACACTGTGAACGGAAAAAAGGTTTCTTTGGGTATGAAAAAACTATTCGAATTGAAGAAATGTATCGTGATCATGTATTAAATTATTGTCGCGAAGAGCTTAAGAATACCTTCCATGAAAAACTCGACTTTAATGTTATACGAGCTCTCCATATTGAAGCAAACTTTTTGGGGATTCAACCAGAATTGCACATTGAGAAAAGAATAAAAGAACTTGATCAGCTTGCAAGTCCTTTTATTCCATTTAACAAGGATCATCGCGAAATTAAATTATGGGGTATTCACCCTGAGAGTGAAAAGATTGTTACAAATTCTTTAAAACAAGAACTATTTAACGAGAAGCAAATTAGTGATGGTGCGTATTCAAAATACGAGTTAATTTGTTATCGTGCACATTATGGATTAAAACTTCAAGATTTAGATAAGTTTTCAGACGGGAAAAAGCTAAAGCGATTAGCTGGTGCTTATTATGAAGCGTATCAAAAGAGAATTAACAAATTAAATCATGGAGAATCCACTGTTACACCACACTTGGATCGGAATTGGCACTTGCCAATATACATGCCAGATATTAATCCTAATCAAACACAGATTGATAACGATAACAAAGATAATGCACTATTGCTTGGAATCATTTACGAATGGACTAAATTAGTAGGTGAAGATGGTCAAGATATTTACCAGTATTATGGTGAAACAAGTAATAGATTGATTTTAAAACTTGGAGAGAAAGTAACAAAAGAGACTTATAAATTACACGAAGCTTTAGGATTTAATCCAACAATCTGTGAAGAAATTATTAATCGAGCTGCTGAAATGAGGAAACATGATAGCAGTAACAAGAATTCCATCCTAGAACATGACTTTATTAAAGGTTGTTCGCATTTAAAACTTTCTAGTAAAGGGCATTTGAATAATGTTTTAGATTTAGCTCTTTCTTATGAGCTTGAGGATCGAAATAATCCTTCTTTAATTGAAAAAGGAAAGAGAATTCGTCAAGTGTTACTAGATTTAATTACAGCTTACTTTAATGGTGTATATGGTAATCATCAGTCAAACACTAGTAATCAAAAGGCTGCAGAGTTTATCCTGAAATTATGGGATGAGTCATCTATTCGACAAAAAGAAGATGCCTCTACTAGTATTTATAATGAGTGGGAAACATTAATTAAAAACTATACGAATGCACTTAAAGGAAATAAAAAAATCACTTCATAA